In the Theobroma cacao cultivar B97-61/B2 chromosome 1, Criollo_cocoa_genome_V2, whole genome shotgun sequence genome, one interval contains:
- the LOC18612055 gene encoding F-box protein MAX2 gives MAAIHDIPDVILSNIFASISDTRSRNSLSLVSRKFMLLERATRFSLTLRGNAKDLFMIPTCFRSVTRLDLSLLSPWGHSLLSSSHLPDPQLLAHRLRVAFPAVRSLTVYARSPSTIQMLVHQWPGLKRVKLVRWHRRLTQWPIGADFVWLLEQCENLCWLDLSSFYYWTEDLPPVLQACPKVSASLVHLNLLTTSFTEGFKSQDIKDITTACPNLKSFLVACNFDPRYIGFVGDETLLAVANNCPKLTLLHLAETSSLADVRGDPDNEGFTSEDAMITRGTLVEFFSRLPLLQELVLDVCRNVRDVGLALEMLNSKCKDLRVLKLGQFHGVCLAIESQLDGIALCSGLRELSIKNSGDLTDMGLIAIGRGCCKLSRFEVQGCKRITEKGLRTMACLLRNTLVQVKISCCKNLDAAASLRAVEPICDRIQWLHIDCVWHGLGETGNSDSEQVGHSFGRNQVGESSNLFSFSETENEDDQDMSRKKCKYSDDFELSSDSYIMETNAVNGFWCKKWDKLRYLSLWIAVAELLSPLPMAGLENCPELEEIRIKVEGDCRGRPKPRERAFGLSYLARYPRLSKMRLDCGETIGYALTAPSGEMDLSLWERFYLNGIGNLRLNELDYWPPQDRDVNQRSLSLPSAGLLAECRELRKLFIHGTAHEHFMMFLPNIPNLRDVQLREDYYPAPESDMSTEMRADSCSRFEAALNSRHILD, from the coding sequence ATGGCCGCCATTCACGATATCCCCGACgttattttatccaatatcTTTGCTTCCATTTCCGACACCCGCTCCCGGAACTCCCTGTCGCTCGTTTCCCGCAAGTTTATGCTCTTAGAAAGGGCTACGCGCTTCTCCCTCACGCTCCGGGGTAACGCCAAGGACCTGTTCATGATCCCAACCTGTTTCAGATCCGTCACTCGCTTGGACCTCTCCTTGCTGTCCCCCTGGGGCCACTCCCTCCTCTCGTCTTCTCATCTCCCCGATCCTCAGCTTTTGGCCCACCGCCTCCGCGTTGCTTTCCCCGCTGTGAGGTCCTTGACGGTATACGCTCGATCGCCGTCCACGATTCAGATGTTGGTTCACCAATGGCCTGGGTTGAAGCGTGTGAAGCTGGTGAGGTGGCACCGCCGGCTCACCCAGTGGCCAATCGGAGCCGATTTTGTTTGGTTGTTGGAGCAATGCGAGAATCTGTGTTGGCTTGATTTGTCCAGTTTTTATTACTGGACTGAAGATCTCCCCCCGGTTCTTCAAGCTTGCCCAAAGGTATCAGCCTCGTTAGTTCACTTAAATTTGCTAACGACGTCGTTTACTGAAGGGTTTAAGTCTCAGGACATAAAGGACATCACCACGGCTTGTCCTAATTTGAAGAGCTTCTTGGTGGCTTGTAATTTTGATCCTAGGTACATTGGGTTCGTGGGAGATGAGACTTTGTTAGCTGTTGCCAATAATTGTCCTAAACTAACGCTTTTACATTTGGCCGAAACGTCGTCGTTGGCTGACGTGAGAGGTGATCCGGACAATGAAGGATTTACTTCTGAAGATGCTATGATTACCAGGGGAACACTGGTGGAGTTTTTCAGTCGGCTTCCGTTGCTTCAGGAGTTGGTGCTCGATGTCTGTAGGAATGTCAGGGACGTTGGGTTGGCTTTGGAGATGTTGAATTCTAAATGCAAGGATTTGAGGGTGCTCAAGTTGGGGCAGTTTCACGGGGTTTGTCTGGCGATAGAGTCTCAGCTTGATGGGATTGCCTTGTGTTCGGGGCTGCGAGAGTTGTCTATTAAGAATTCTGGGGATTTGACGGATATGGGATTGATTGCTATTGGGAGAGGTTGTTGTAAGCTGTCCAGATTTGAGGTTCAAGGGTGTAAAAGGATTACGGAGAAGGGACTAAGGACTATGGCTTGCTTGCTAAGAAATACTTTGGTTCAAGTCAAGATTTCTTGTTGTAAGAATCTTGATGCTGCAGCGTCATTGAGAGCCGTGGAGCCCATCTGTGACCGGATTCAATGGTTGCATATTGATTGTGTCTGGCATGGTTTGGGGGAGACTGGGAATTCAGATTCAGAGCAGGTTGGTCATAGCTTTGGGCGCAATCAAGTGGGGGAATCAtctaatttatttagcttCTCTGAAACTGAAAATGAGGATGATCAAGACATGAGCAGGAAGAAATGCAAATACTCTGATGACTTTGAATTGAGTAGTGATTCTTACATCATGGAAACAAATGCCGTCAATGGATTTTGGTGCAAGAAATGGGATAAGTTGCGCTACCTTTCTCTTTGGATTGCTGTGGCTGAGCTTCTCAGTCCATTGCCAATGGCAGGACTTGAGAACTGCCCTGAGTTGGAGGAGATTCGAATAAAGGTAGAAGGAGATTGCAGGGGGCGCCCCAAACCACGCGAACGTGCCTTTGGATTGAGCTACCTTGCACGCTACCCTAGGCTGTCAAAGATGCGATTAGATTGTGGTGAAACCATAGGTTATGCACTCACAGCACCGTCAGGCGAAATGGATTTAAGCTTGTGGGAAAGGTTTTACCTCAACGGCATTGGGAATTTGAGGCTAAATGAACTAGATTATTGGCCTCCACAAGACAGGGACGTGAACCAGAGGAGTCTATCGCTGCCTTCAGCGGGGTTGCTAGCAGAATGTCGTGAGCTTAGGAAGCTATTTATCCATGGGACGGCTCATGAACACTTCATGATGTTCCTTCCTAATATTCCTAACCTCAGAGATGTACAGCTGCGAGAAGACTACTATCCGGCACCAGAGAGTGATATGAGCACGGAAATGAGAGCTGACTCATGTAGTCGCTTTGAAGCTGCTCTGAATAGTCGGCACATCCTCGATTGA
- the LOC18612054 gene encoding dihydroorotase, mitochondrial, protein MELTLTRPDDWHLHLRDGDLLQAVAPHSASHFGRAIVMPNLKPPITTTTAAITYRESILKAVPADSNFTPLMTLYLTDTTSPDEIKRARRSGVVFAVKLYPAGATTNSQDGVTDLFGKCLPVLEEMVEQNMPLLVHGEVTDHNVDVFDREKVFVDTVLQPLIQRLPRLKVVMEHITTVDAVRFVESGEEGFLAATVTPQHLLLNRNALFQGGLQPHNYCLPVLKRETHRQAIVSAVTSGSKRFFLGTDSAPHERRRKECPCGCAGIYNAPVALSLYAKVFEEAGALDKLEAFTSFNGPDFYGLPRNASKIKLIKTSWKVPESFLFSFGDIIPMSAGETLEWQSCFS, encoded by the exons ATGGAGCTAACCCTAACTCGGCCCGATGATTGGCATCTTCACCTCCGTGATGGTGACCTTCTTCAAGCTGTTGCCCCTCACAG TGCAAGCCACTTTGGAAGGGCAATAGTGATGCCAAATTTGAAGCCCCCAATTACCACCACTACTGCCGCTATTACTTATCGAGAATCCATCTTGAAAGCAGTGCCTGCTGATAGCAACTTTACTCCACTAATGACACTGTATTTAACAGATACAACCAGTCCTGATGAGATCAAGCGTGCTA GAAGAAGTGGGGTTGTTTTTGCTGTTAAGTTATACCCTGCTGGTGCAACGACAAACTCTCAAGATGGTGTTACAGATCTTTTTGGCAAATGTCTACCAGTTCTTGAAGAGATGGTCGAGCAAAACATGCCTTTACTG gtTCATGGAGAGGTCACAGATCATAATGTCGATGTGTTTGATCGTGAGAAAGTGTTCGTTGACACTGTTTTGCAACCTTTAATTCAAAGGCTTCCAAGATTAAAGGTTGTGATGGAGCACATTACCACTGTGGATGCTGTTAGATTTGTGGAGTCTGGTGAAGAAG GATTTTTGGCTGCAACTGTTACACCACAACATCTTCTTCTCAATAGAAATGCTCTCTTCCAAGGAGGATTACAACCACATAATTACTGCCTTCCAGTACTCAAAAGAGAAACCCACA GACAGGCTATTGTTTCAGCTGTGACTAGTGGCAGCAAAAGATTTTTCCTTGGAACTGATAGTGCTCCCCATGAGAGACGAAGAAAAGAATGTCCTTGTGGTTGTGCTGGCATTTACAATGCCCCTGTTGCGCTATCACTATATGCCAAGGTCTTTGAAGAG GCGGGTGCACTTGATAAATTAGAAGCATTTACAAGCTTCAATGGACCGGACTTTTACGGTCTACCAAGGAATGCCTCGAAGATTAAATTGATAAAGACTTCATGGAAGGTTCCAGAGTCCTTCTTGTTTTCGTTTGGTGATATCATCCCTATGTCTGCAGGTGAAACGCTTGAATGGCAATCATGCTTctcttga